The genomic segment TCGCAGAGGTCCAGACCGAACTCATCAAAAAAACCTAACATTTTAGTAGGGCTGTCGTCGGCCATAGAAAAAAAGTCCAACTTCTGCCGCATCGATGTGTTGTACATGGTACTGTAGAAATTCTCCAGATGAATGTAGGTCAGGTTTGGTGGCGGTTTCTTCTCCACATCGGCACTGATCACCGTCACGTTGTGGCCACGTTTACCCATCTCGTTCATCAGTGGACGAAGCCTGTGCGAAGAAATTGGACAAAAAGAAGTGGTATTGTTAAGATGTGCTTcgggaatgaaaaattaccCTCTTACCATATGTAATGACTCGGCGAAGGAACGCCGGACATGAAGAGAATATTTGCGGCCTGGGAAACGGCGATTGCTGCCAGCAAAACGATCCAGACTGATCGGCAAGCCATTTCTAGGCAAGATGCAATCGTAAAGTGTACTACAAGTGGCATCTGCCCTCCCGTTTATATGTTTATTGTGTCAACTCTAATGTCAATAAATGATACTGTATGGCTCTTCTCGTACTGTATGGCTCTTCAGATAACGTTCGTGACTGGCAAAACTGAACCAACTTCCTTGCAGCGATGTCAAGTTCACGATCGAGGATGAGACTGTTCCGTAATGGGCCACCTTGATCCAACGTTATCAACAAGCGATCGGTCAGATAGTGCCATTTTGGTCACCTTTCGGCCGTATTCCTCAATCACCTTGACCCAAATGTCCTCTATGTTCTAATCCCTagagaaacggagaaaaacccaacccaactgGACATGTTCAATCCGGCCACTGTCATGAATGCCGGCTTCTTGCGAGGACGCCCACTGGTGGTGCTAATCCACGGCTATACGGGACACCGTGACTATGCACCGAACCCCACGATACGGCCCGCTTACCTGGCCCACGGCGAGTACAACATCATCTCGGTCGACTACGGACCACTGGCACTGGAACCGTGCTATCTGCAGGCGGTGCGTAATcttccgacggtggccaactgCACGGCCCAGCTGTTGGACTTCATCATCGCCAGCCGCATCGTGCCACTGGAGGACATTCACGTGGTGGGCTTCAGTCTCGGCGGTCAAACTTCCGGCATGATCGCCAACTACCTGCGGGCGGGCAAGCTGCGGCGCATAACGGGGCTCGATCCGGCCAAACCACTGTTCGTGTTCGCTCCGAACGACCAGAAGCTCGATCAGTCCGATGCCGAGTTCGTGCAGGTGATCCACACGGACGTCTTCCAGCGGGGCATACTGCATCCGAGCGGACACGTCGACTTCTACGTGAACGGCGGTGTGGAGCAGCCCGGCTGCAACATGGCCACCATGATGACGGCGGGCGAATGCAACCACAACCGGGCGCCGGAGTACTACGCCGAGTCGATCGGGACCGACGTTGGCTTCTACGGGTACCGCTGTGCCCACTGGTACCTGTACATGTTGGGCATTTGCCGAGGAGGCGGCCCGAACCAGCAGCTGGCCATTatgggcgcgcacacacccaACACGTAAGTAGCGTCTGTCTATCGGCAACCCGCAGTAGCCGCAACTTGCGGACCCCATCATCTGGTGCGCGTGGTGGAAAGTAAAAGTAATTTCAACTTCTCCCGCCGGGCCGTCCACAATATCATATCACCCCGTCTCGCCCCGCGCGCGCCTTATCTTTCAACGAGGGCATCGAGATAGTTCCATAGCTTCACTCGCCAAGATCATCACCGTGCTCACGAAGCGCGAAGCCGGGCGGGCAACAAGTTGCCAAGTTGTCACATAAATCGTCCCCGCATTCCGGCGGTACCGGGCAAACGGGGACCTGGAGTCTCATTACGCACGCACCGCAAGTTGGCGTTGCGTTGCTTAATCTTAAGTCCTTCTCCCCTCAGTGGATTACGTAAGACCGGTCCATGACCTAGGCAGTGCGACTAACCTGCGAGACCGGTGGCCCCTAACGAAACTCTTGCGCCTCCTCTCTACTCTACTCCAGCGCTCTAACTTACGATCGGTTTCCATTACTCCGCAGGACACGCGGACTCTATTTCCTGCACGTAAACATGATGCCCCCTTACGCAAGAGGAAAAAACGTGACACTCCGCGATGAACTGGCGATCATAGCTGCCAACATACGGAACTAGTGTCCGGCTGGTGACCCCGTCCCCGAGGACACAAAACCCTTGCGGATAATGAGACAAATTACGAAATACATAGCCCTACCCCGTTGGTCCTGATGCgtattgtttgtgtttttggaataaaaattaaaatattataaGCCATAGGTCACACGCGCGGAGGAGAAGGTAAGCGAGCTATTCCCTTCGGCGAGCGTAGAACTGGTTCAAACGCCAGCGCTAGCTGCCTCGCAACCTATCATCACCGGACCCGGCCCTCTGGCGAGTGAGAAAATCGTTTTAATTCGCGGCCCGAGGTGACGGGAACTATTATCAGATGCTATCATTGAGAGGCAACCTGAGCCACGGTcacggtggaaaaaaaacggcgaatgCTCCCATGAACTTCAACCGCGGCAATCCGCGGTCGCGGAGTGCGTGAATCGATGAACAGCGAGCGATTCATTCAATCCGCTCACGATGAACACGGCGCGAAAGGGTTGGCCCCACGACCATCCGCGGACTCCAAACGCATTCCAACGATCAGTCAGTTTCCGTGAAACCAGtggccggttcggttgttgtgCGCTGCGCCGTTCCAACTCGATCCCGCGCGGTCCTCTAGCTGAGCCTCTGCACTTGTAACCCGCCGATCAGTGACCGTTCCACCCTAAATACCCGTTGATCGTGTGgcgagtgtttgttgttggggaCCCATCCATAATACCTCCCCCCATCACGCGGGATCGACGATGATCCGTAACGGCTAGTGGCCGGTgaacgaaaagcgaaagtttgTACGCAAGAAAAGCCGACAGAGAGGTGCGGGTGCGCCCCCGTGTGTGATTACGGCGTGGAAAATTATGTGGCCGCGCAATGTGTAAGCCGTTCTCGGATCGGATGAAACGGATCGACAGAGAAGAAAAGTTCTGCTGCTGAACGCGCTCGAGATTATTGTAGGCCCCAATCGCGGCGGGTGTTTATGTTTCCAGGCTGCCGAAAGCGCAACCCGAatcgagagagaaaacaaaaccagttTCGGATGAGTCAATCGTTTTCCCCATCGCGCGCTGCATTCTGCGCCACCAAAAGCAACCTGTCCGGTGTTGcccagaaaaggaaaaacaaataaaaggcCGAATCTAAAATGGACATATCGTCACCGTAGGCAGCCAACCATCGGAACAGCGTCGCAAGCATCGTCGCTGGGTGGCAACTGTTACTTAACCCCAAACGTCGAAGAAGTGTTTGCAAGTGAAAGATCCGCTctccgtgagctactttgagcgatccggccgaccgaccgccggggAAGTGAATCCGTGAATCCGTGAGATGAGCCGGGCCACATAAGCGAAAGTGGCTGTGTTCAAATACTGAGCGCAAAATTGCGATTGCGTGTCGACCCGCATAAGGccctacaccaccaccaccaccacccgatcCCGATCAGCTGGCGCAATCGAACAAAATGCAACTTCCGGTCGCAACGGTTGgattggtttccattttcctcgcGGTGAACCCGCGCATCGGGGCAGGTAAAGGAGCCGGAGCCGATTTGGGGACCAACATTAAGTGAAGTCAAACGGGGGGTTGGCCATAATTTATTGTGGTGCAGTTAAAGGGCCCCTTCGTTTTGATGACGGATTAAAACTAGTGTCCAGCTAAAAGCCATCCTagaaaaaaaccggttcgTGCGTGTCGCGCTATGCCTAAGTCACCTTCGCAACAATTCGTTCTGAGCCCATAAAGTTTGTCCTTGGTGTAATGATCGGCGGACTGCGGAGTCTAAGTATTCTAGCTCTTTGGTGCCGGTCCTAGATTACCGGTTTTCCCAATTTTAACCGGCGAAACGGAGCTAAAGCTCTGAAAGTGAAGCCAGCTGGTCGCGCCAGTTGGTTGTCACAATTTAAAGATGACAAATCGGCACGACCTACATTAACACAAAGCATTTGGGAAGCTCGTCCCAACGCCGGGGGGATCTCGCTGTTGTTCGTGTGTCACCTCCGGCGGGTGTCCGCAACACCGTCTCACAACCATATCACGGCCGCCGATCGAACGGACCGCGGGTTCGCGCCAAATCACCTGCATTTAACACGCCGTTGGCACACCCGGCCCGAGCGGCCTAGTGAGGCGCGACTTATTTTCGAAATGATCGCCTTTCAAGGTTAGCGTTTCacttctcctttttttcggtgacGCCGTGTTCGGCTTTTCCCTGGGGCCGATGATGGAGCTGTCATGATGTAACCAGACCGGGCCGACGCACGTTTCACCGCGTGTGTATTGTCGGTGTATTTTGTCGCGGTACGCGTCACGATTCCTTAACAACGGCTCCCCGCCCGGTTTGCCATTTCGTAACAAGGAAGTAACCAGGCGGATCTGCGGGTCGCGCACGATCGCGCAGTTCATCCCGTGCGGACAAAGCAGGCTGCAACCTTGACAACCAAGCCCAGCAAAGCAACCGCCTAGCCATCTAATGTCACGAGAAATCTCGAAGGTGAACTCGCACACGCTAATTGTTGGGCTGCGAGAATTTGCATACAAGACCCCTCGAGACTGGGGCCGGCCAATCGCTACTACCCCGTCCGTGCCGAGTGACTTTgtggcgaacgaaagtgaaaggagTTTACAACCGGAACGTGGAAACCGGAGACACCGGGACCGGTCGTCTCGTCGTTAGAGTGAGCTGAGCGTAGTGTTTCGGAAGTTAAGCTCGCTGCTCTCTCCGAGAACCTGAGTCATTGCGCGTtcggagagggagagaaagtgCAACGGGTTGCTGGTGGGTAAAGTGGAGCACAAACCAACCGGGATCCAAGTGCACCGAGTGATGCAATCGCGCGCACCGAAGAAAGCTGTCGTGCTGAGCTTTGGGCATATGCAGGAGGGCAACTGCAATAAAAGCGGCGAAGctatcggcggcggcccaacTGTGGCCGCAGGATGCCGTAATGCTCGGGGTGCCATAATCGGTGATGACCGCCCGCGAACACGAACCGCAACATAGTCGGCTTTGCCGACATTTGTTACTCTATCGCCATGGCTTCCTACCACGTCGCGATATTATTTTTGTGCCGCTTGAACGATGCCTTGAGGCGTCATAAAGGGGGCCCACCTCGAGTGAACTGTGCTCCGCCAAAACAAGCagatcgttgttgttttggggaAGAAACAATTCACCAGCCCtcttcgccagccagcccgttTTATGAGCACTGCCACTTTATGTTGGCCAGTGGCCAAAGTGAATCCTTTTACTTCCGTTCAACCAGCTTTTAAAAGCCCTCACGCAAACGTGGCACGACAACCGATCGATCATGAAAAGCAAAATCCACGTGAGTAAATTACGCATTCATCTCTCGCCCGGCGTTCAGTTTCGCGAAAGGTCAGCCGGAATTAGACGTCGGGTCgggcaatcgaatcgaagtgGCGAAAcattcgaagaaaaaaacgcagcCTCAAGTTTTTCCCTTGAAATGACGTGCGTGGCGGACGCCGGCCACTCACGACCCACGGGCAAAAGGTTCTGAGGTGATCGAACGGCCTAGTGCTCTGTTGAGGGGCGTTATGttaggggaaaaaaacaacgccgtAGCGATAGAGGCCACCGGTTGCGTTAGGTCGTCCCTGAAAGTGGAGTAGCCGGAGCAAGGATTGACCACTTGGCGGCTGCGCCCGGCAGCTTTCCAATTACAGCGGCGGCGAAGGTAACGAGAATGTGGcttttggggtggaaaatggaatttGATATGCGGCTGTCGTAGGTTTCGGTTTGCCTTGGTAGTCCAACACGAAAATCTTACCTTCCACGCGCTCCTGCGAACGGTCAGTTCGCCGAGCCCTTACACAATTAGGGCTCGACTATGGATTGCATCATACCGTCCAGGTCTAGGATACGAAAGCTGAGCGGGCTGGAAACTGGTGGTAAATGCCGGTGCAAAGCATGATGTCGCACAATGGCTATCTGGAGCTCAAAATTAACCAGCCAGTTAGATGACTCTACGGTTCCGCCAAGCCTTGGCCCAGCTTGATGTAAAATGCATTGCCCATGATGTACTGCTTTCGCTTCCCAGCATTGCGTAACGCATGCCAGCGCGATGTGGGTCAATTACTGGTTTACTGGAAAAATGGATGTTTAATTGTAGACTAGGCGACACGCATCTAGGGCCTAGTTGTTGTTGCGAATCGCATCGTCGCCACGCATTACCGTTTACTGTACCGTTCCATCTTTGTTTCCGTCGACCAGCAGCGCAGAAAAAGGAGACCAACAATGTGTTCAATACAACCTCGTGCCTTGAGAAACCATACCGCTGTCCACACCCGAGGATCAAGTTCTATCTCTACACGCGGCGCACGCAGCAAAACCCGGAGCTGATCGACGTCCAGGATCCGGAGTCGCTCTACTACACGCACTGGAACCCGACGCACCCGGTGAAGATCGTCATCCATGGGTTCGGCGGTGGGCGCAATCTGTCACCGAGCCCGGACATGCGCAAGGCGTACTTTACGCGCGGCAActacaacatcatcatcgtggacTACGGAACGGCCGTGACCGAGCCGTGCCTGAGCCAGATCGAGTGGGCCCCACGGTTCGGCAGTCTGTGCGTGTCGCAGCTGGTCCGGTACATTGCGCAGCATCCTCGCGGCGTTCCACCCGACGATATGCACCTGATCGGATACAGCGTCGGGGCGCACATTGCCGGACTGGTGGCCAACTATCTGGGGCCGGCCGAAGGCAAGCTGGGCCGCATTACCGGGCTCGATCCGACCATTTTCTTCTACGGCGGCTCGAACAACTCGCGCGATCTGGATCCTTCCGATGCGCACTTTGTGGACATAATACACACGGGCGCCGGCATACT from the Anopheles cruzii unplaced genomic scaffold, idAnoCruzAS_RS32_06 scaffold00821_ctg1, whole genome shotgun sequence genome contains:
- the LOC128276260 gene encoding lipase member H-A-like, whose protein sequence is MKRIFAAWETAIAASKTIQTDRETEKNPTQLDMFNPATVMNAGFLRGRPLVVLIHGYTGHRDYAPNPTIRPAYLAHGEYNIISVDYGPLALEPCYLQAVRNLPTVANCTAQLLDFIIASRIVPLEDIHVVGFSLGGQTSGMIANYLRAGKLRRITGLDPAKPLFVFAPNDQKLDQSDAEFVQVIHTDVFQRGILHPSGHVDFYVNGGVEQPGCNMATMMTAGECNHNRAPEYYAESIGTDVGFYGYRCAHWYLYMLGICRGGGPNQQLAIMGAHTPNTTRGLYFLHVNMMPPYARGKNVTLRDELAIIAANIRN
- the LOC128276261 gene encoding lipase member H-like; the encoded protein is MQLPVATVGLVSIFLAVNPRIGAAQKKETNNVFNTTSCLEKPYRCPHPRIKFYLYTRRTQQNPELIDVQDPESLYYTHWNPTHPVKIVIHGFGGGRNLSPSPDMRKAYFTRGNYNIIIVDYGTAVTEPCLSQIEWAPRFGSLCVSQLVRYIAQHPRGVPPDDMHLIGYSVGAHIAGLVANYLGPAEGKLGRITGLDPTIFFYGGSNNSRDLDPSDAHFVDIIHTGAGILGQWNPGGHADFYVNGGTSQPGCASSTIFQTLACDHTKGTPYFIESINSERGFWAGPCPTLISYLLGWCEPKDSDYVLMGEHVTKAARGVYYVTTNSKPPYARGFPGKNRRTAKTSEYSGVRRK